CTGGGCGGCATCCTGCGCGAGGGGAGCCCTGACCTCACCGGCCCGGTGACGGAACACTGTCTCGAAATGTTCGCGGTGGACATCGCCTTCCAGGGGGCGGATGCGATCGGCGAGGATGGATCCATTTACAACTCCGACCTGCGACTGGCACGGGTGGACAAGGCCATGCGGCGGGTTGCCGCTCAGAGTTGCATCCTGGCCGACCACACAAAGTTCGGCCACACGGCGCTCGGCCGTTCCGGATCTCTGGCCGACGTCGATCTCCTGATCACCGACGCGGGGGCTCCGCCGGCGTTGCTGAAGCGATTTTCCCGTCTCGGGGCAAAGATAGTGACCGTGCCACTCCCGGTCGCGTAGGGCCCACACCGTTCAGACTCCTGATTCCGGCGCGATGCCTCCGTTGCGCCTGGGCGTTGCCATGCCGAGTTCGGGGCCTTTCCCACACCATGATCCCGAAAACACTCGTTCCCGCCGCGACCCCGGTTCGGCTGCGCGCCCCCCTCCACCCCAGATCCCGCTGGGCGGCCTTGCTGACGTTGATCGCAACCCTCGTCTCCTGCGTGTACGCACAGCCGGCGCCGGCCGATCCCGCGACCGGGGCGAATGACGCCGCGTCCGACGCAGGCCCAGGCAACGCGGCCGAACGTTCGGCCCGGCGCCCGGTGGAGCCAGTGCGGGCCCCGCCGAGTCCGGCGCGGGACGGTGCCGAGGACGAGCCGATCGAGCTCAACCCCTTCCAGGTCGTGGAAGCCCGGCGCGGGTACTATGCCGCCAACACGATGTCGGGCACGCGAGTCAACTCGAAGCTTGATGATCTCGGCGCCTCCATTTCCGTCGTGACGAAGGAACAGATGGCCGACTTCGCGATGCTCGATATCAACGATATCTTTGCGTACGAGGCCAGCACGGAGGGCTCCGGCAACTTCACGGATTTCGCCTTCACCCAGAGTTCGCAGCCGCAGGACAACCTGCAGGCAAGCCCGAATACCGCTAACCGTGTGCGCGGCCTCACGAGTGCCAATATTGCGTACGGCGGTTTCGAGACCAGCCGACGCGTGCCGGTCGATCCAATCAGCTCGGACGCCGTCGAGATCAGCCGCGGCCCGAACTCCAACCTGTTTGGCCTGGGCAACGCCTCCGGTACGACCAACACCGTTCCGGCGACGGCGAACCTGTCGCGCGACCGGACGCAGGTGCAGTTGCGCGTCGACACGTACGGCGATCTCGACAGCGCACTCAGCACGCGGGAATCGGTCGATGTGAACCGCGTCTTGATCAAGAACAAGCTGGCACTCCGGGTGAGTCAGGTGTTCCAGAATTCCGAGTATAACCGGCAGCCGGCGGGCGTGCAGACGGAGCGCTACAACGGCATGGTCAAATACCGGCCGTTCAAGTTCACGACGGTCAATGCCACCTTCCAGTATTTCCACCAATACGGGGTACGCCCGAACAGCATCACGCCGCGCGATGCGATCACGCCATGGGTCGAGGTCGGGGCGCCGACGTGGGATCCCCGGACCAATACCGCCTATATCAATGGCTCGCCGGTGACGCGGACAGGCGCCCCCACCTCCGCGCTCGGCGGCGGCATCCCGACCATCAACGGCGCGGCGGTGTTCAGCAGCGGCTTCCAAACTACGGGCCGGGGTACGTCGCTTCTCTACATCGAGCCGACGGGCGTCGGCTTTTGGACGGCGCCCCGGGGCACCACCTCGGACGATGCCCTGCTGCGCACCAACGCGACCAACAACCAGGCGGGATTCAACTATGCCCTGCTTTCGCCGAACACCATCCGCCGGACCCAGCCGTTGTGGACCTCGGATGCGGCGGTTAACAGCAAGGGCATCTACGACTGGTCGTCGATCAACGCCGCGGCGATGAACTACCTCGACGAGAACGTGCGCACCTCGCTGGTGACGGTGGACCAGGTCTTCTTCGACACGCCGCGGCAGATGCTGGCGGGGCAGATCGGCTGGTTTCGGGAGGACTCGCCCAAGTACTATCACGATTTCCCCACGGGTTCGTCCGGCTCCACCTACCTGTACGTCGATCCCAACCAGCGCCGGCTGGACGGTACACCCAATCCGTACTTCCTGCGGCCCTATTTTGGCATGACGGAGACGAACGTCATCGACCAGCCGCTCCTTAACAACACCTTCCGTGCCCAATTGGCCTACAAACTGGATCTCACGCAGGAGAAAAACTGGCTGCGCTGGCTGGGCCTGCACCAGCTCAATGGCTACGGGGAGGGAAAGCGGAACATCACGCGATCCTTCTATTACCAGTTAGCCATGCTCGACGACCACGCGTGGCTGCCAGCCGGAACTCCCCGCGCCACCACCACCGCCCTGCCCGGGGATACGCTGCCGCAGGACCAGGCCTCACC
This genomic window from Opitutus sp. ER46 contains:
- a CDS encoding TonB-dependent receptor plug domain-containing protein; this encodes MIPKTLVPAATPVRLRAPLHPRSRWAALLTLIATLVSCVYAQPAPADPATGANDAASDAGPGNAAERSARRPVEPVRAPPSPARDGAEDEPIELNPFQVVEARRGYYAANTMSGTRVNSKLDDLGASISVVTKEQMADFAMLDINDIFAYEASTEGSGNFTDFAFTQSSQPQDNLQASPNTANRVRGLTSANIAYGGFETSRRVPVDPISSDAVEISRGPNSNLFGLGNASGTTNTVPATANLSRDRTQVQLRVDTYGDLDSALSTRESVDVNRVLIKNKLALRVSQVFQNSEYNRQPAGVQTERYNGMVKYRPFKFTTVNATFQYFHQYGVRPNSITPRDAITPWVEVGAPTWDPRTNTAYINGSPVTRTGAPTSALGGGIPTINGAAVFSSGFQTTGRGTSLLYIEPTGVGFWTAPRGTTSDDALLRTNATNNQAGFNYALLSPNTIRRTQPLWTSDAAVNSKGIYDWSSINAAAMNYLDENVRTSLVTVDQVFFDTPRQMLAGQIGWFREDSPKYYHDFPTGSSGSTYLYVDPNQRRLDGTPNPYFLRPYFGMTETNVIDQPLLNNTFRAQLAYKLDLTQEKNWLRWLGLHQLNGYGEGKRNITRSFYYQLAMLDDHAWLPAGTPRATTTALPGDTLPQDQASPTGSRSFRFYLVGDANGSNVDYAPYAGVLGGKYNYTWGNFAAGQAFNEPTELGLAASVNGTGGAQNSLKIQKTQGAVLQSHFFDGRLVTTFGVRRDEVYTKAGVAARLLPDAKTHDKSWDEQWAIGDYKPEPCSRNFV